The DNA sequence ATAAAAATTCAAGGGATAAAGATAATAACTGGCGATTTCACTGCCGTAAGCTTGGCTTGATTGCAGCATTTCAACTTTTGCCCTTTGCGGAACGTTTGCTTTTATAAATGACAAAAAGCCATAAAATTCTTTGCCGACAAAAGCCGCTTGCTTCTCCTCAAGGGATCTGAAGCCAAAGATCCTGAAATCGCCTTTAAGCTGAAGCCATTGGTTGTTTAGGCTCCAAATGGAGATGAGACCCAAGAAACCAACGCAAGCAAAAATGGCCGCTTGCCTGAAAATTTTCAACGAATATGCCAGATCTTTGCTAATGATAAAATGGCAAAGAAAAGCTGAAAAGCCGACCAATAAGATCGAAAAATAGATATAATAATTGATCGGTATCCCAAAAATATAATTTGCCTGCATATTATTGATCGAAGGCCCCTCGATCAAGCGTCCCCGCGGTCCCCACAATTCCCGCCAGCCCGAACTGATATTTGAACTTATGCTCGCGGCTGCGGCATTTGATTGCGCAACCGTAAATCCGTCCAACCCATTTTCGGGAAAGACTACAAGTTGGCCAACCAAACCCGCCCAATATTTATTTTGGGAACGCAAATTGAATGTATATTCCTTAAAAGCAACTGACCTGTCTATAAAGAACCAAATGCTTTTTTGCTGGTTGAAATTCGGATCGAAGTCCGTGGCCCAGAAAAGCCGGGCCGTCCCGCTTTTTTCCGACTTTATCCGCAAATTTACTGTATCATATTCCCCTGCATATATTGAAATCTCCGGCTGACCGGCAAAATATGGCGTATTCGGCTGTTGGATGAATTTGATCTGGATCTGATCCTGTCCAAATACGGGGCATACGGCACAAACCAAAGCCGTAAGAAGTAAAAGACCGCGCTTGAGCATAATTGTGCCAATTATAGCATACGATAATAATTACATCCTAAAATCTGTTATAATACATAATGAAAAATGGAGAGGAATAATGGAAATATCTGTAGTCATGCCATGTTTGAACGAAGAAAAAACGATCGGCGAATGTATTGATAAGGCTATGGTCGCATTGAATAGATTAGGCGTTCCATCCGAAATAGTTATCTCGGATAATGGATCAACGGACAGGTCTGCACAGATCGCGTTGAAAAAGGGAGCCCGCGTCGTAAGAAGCGAACAAAAAGGATATGGATCGGCATATCTAACAGGTTTCGAAAATGCGAAAGGCAATATCATGATTATGGGCGACTCTGATAACACCTATGATTTTACCCAAATAGGCCAGCTGATCGCTCCCCTAAAAAATGGTTATGACTTTGTGATCGGTTCAAGATTAAGAGGGAATATTAAAAAGGGAGCAATGCCTTGGCTTCATCGCTATTTTGGAACGCCCCTGCTCTCTTGGATGCTGAACCTTGTCGCAGGGACAAAAATATCCGACGTCAATTGCGGCATGCGCGCTTTTACAAAAGAAGCATATAAGAAAATGCATTTAAGGGCTGCGGGAATGGAATTTGCGTCCGAAATGGTCATCAACGCGGCCCGCGCAAAGCTGAAATTCGCGGAAGTCCCTATTTCTTACGATCGAAGAGAAGGGGAATCAAAGTTGAGAACCTTCTCCGATGGCTGGAGGCATCTTCGCTTCATGCTGATCTATAGCCCGAATTATTTATTTCTGGGGCCAGGTCTTTTCATTTTTATCTTAGGCCTTGCCCTATTGCTGTCATTGCTTCAGGGGCCAATAAATATCCTTGGATATTCGTTTGATTACCATTTTTCAATATTAGGCGCAATGCTTGCTATCCTTGGATACCAAATAATCAGCTTGGGTATGTACGCGAAGATCTATGCGCTTTCCGAGCAATTTGAAGAAAATGACCTTATGTTGGCATCATTTTTAAGGTTTTTTAACTTGGAAAAGGGGTTGGCTATAGGCGCAATTGTTTTATTGATAGGTCTTGGCATGAACTTTTATTTGGTTTACGAATGGTTATCGGGACGCTTAATACAAGAGGTCCGTTTTGCTTTAGTTGCCCTGACTTTTACAGTGATCGGAGTACAAACGATATTTTCATCTTTTTTCTTCAGCATATTAGGGATCAAGAAAAAATAAGCCCGATGGACACAACCCCATTTATTTCCATAATCATCCCTGTAAGAAATGGAGAGAGATTATTGGCAAATTGCCTTGAAAGCCTAAAACTGCAAAGTTATCCCCATGATCGATTCGAAATCATAATATCCGATGGAATGTCATCGGATGACACGATAAAAATCGCTGAAAAATATGGCGCGAAAGTTGTTAGAAATCCCAAACTTACGGTTGGGCCGGGACGAAACGAGGGATATAAATTATCTCGCGGGGATCTTATCGCTTTTTCCGATGATGATTGCGTAATGGATAAAGATTGGCTGTTAAATAGCGTAAAATATTTTAAAGATGAACGGGTCGGCGGTTTGAGCGGGCCAACTATTACACAAAATGACGGTTCGCCTTTAGGAGAAGCTATTGGGCTCATATATGATCTGGCGGCATCATCAGGAAAGTCAGCTCATCGAAGTGAAAACAATAAGGTTTCCGAAGTTGCGGATATCCCCGGTTGTAATGCCATATACCGGAGGACAGTAATTGAAGAAGTTTTTCCGATAGATGAAACCCTCATCACCGCGGAGGACGTCGAAATGAACAGGCTTATTAGGCTTGAAGGACATAAATTACTCTATGTTCCTGATGTAAAACTTTGGCACAATCGTCGGCAAAATCTAATGGGATTTTATAAACAAATGTACCGTTTTGCGATCGGGAGGCTCCAGGTCGGCCGAAAAGACCTCAAAATGCTGACTCCTACGCATATATTGGCCGGAATAACACTGCCAGTTATCATCTTGTTATTACTTGCATTATATTTCTCGAATAATATTAGGACTATTTATTATTTTTCATGGGGGATCCCCTTTCTAGCCATAATTGCGGCAGTTTTCGCTTTTTTCAAAACCGGGGCAATTAAGCCGGCGATAGTCTTTCCGTTTGTTGTAATAACTTTTATCGTAGCTTGGTCGCTTGGTTTTATGAGGGAGTTGTTTTTTCCTATATGAACAAACAAAAAGTATTGCTTGTTCAGCCTAATTATCAACTGAAGAAAGATGCAGTGATCTGGGGAATGAATCCTCCCCTCAATTTGGCGTACATTGCCGCTGTTCTTGAAAGATCCGGCGTTCAAGTCGAGATATTGGACGCAAATGTCTTAAGGTTGTCGCCCAAGCAGGTAGCCGATTATGCATCGGACAAGAAATTCAATATTTTAGGGATAAGCATTTTAACCCCGGCGCACACCTATTGTATTCAAGTCGCAAAGCTTTTGCCAAAAGATATTATTTCCGTAGCTGGAGGGCCTCATTCGGCAGGGATGTCAGAAGAACTCCTAAAAGAAGGGTTCGACCTCGTTGTTAGGGGCGAAGGCGAATATACGATGCTGGATATCGCATTGGGAAAAGATGTAAAAGAGATCAAAGGCTTATCTTACATAAAAGATAATATTGTAATACACAACGAGAAAAG is a window from the Candidatus Saganbacteria bacterium genome containing:
- a CDS encoding glycosyltransferase family 2 protein, which gives rise to MEISVVMPCLNEEKTIGECIDKAMVALNRLGVPSEIVISDNGSTDRSAQIALKKGARVVRSEQKGYGSAYLTGFENAKGNIMIMGDSDNTYDFTQIGQLIAPLKNGYDFVIGSRLRGNIKKGAMPWLHRYFGTPLLSWMLNLVAGTKISDVNCGMRAFTKEAYKKMHLRAAGMEFASEMVINAARAKLKFAEVPISYDRREGESKLRTFSDGWRHLRFMLIYSPNYLFLGPGLFIFILGLALLLSLLQGPINILGYSFDYHFSILGAMLAILGYQIISLGMYAKIYALSEQFEENDLMLASFLRFFNLEKGLAIGAIVLLIGLGMNFYLVYEWLSGRLIQEVRFALVALTFTVIGVQTIFSSFFFSILGIKKK
- a CDS encoding glycosyltransferase, which translates into the protein MDTTPFISIIIPVRNGERLLANCLESLKLQSYPHDRFEIIISDGMSSDDTIKIAEKYGAKVVRNPKLTVGPGRNEGYKLSRGDLIAFSDDDCVMDKDWLLNSVKYFKDERVGGLSGPTITQNDGSPLGEAIGLIYDLAASSGKSAHRSENNKVSEVADIPGCNAIYRRTVIEEVFPIDETLITAEDVEMNRLIRLEGHKLLYVPDVKLWHNRRQNLMGFYKQMYRFAIGRLQVGRKDLKMLTPTHILAGITLPVIILLLLALYFSNNIRTIYYFSWGIPFLAIIAAVFAFFKTGAIKPAIVFPFVVITFIVAWSLGFMRELFFPI